The Salvelinus namaycush isolate Seneca chromosome 8, SaNama_1.0, whole genome shotgun sequence genome has a segment encoding these proteins:
- the LOC120052568 gene encoding protein NDNF-like, with amino-acid sequence MDFGPQGWPLALALLLGVVVGQKLPTRDEGLFQMQIRDKTLFHDSSVIPDGAEISGYLFRDTPKRYYFVVEEDNTPLSVTVTPCDAPLEWKLTLQELPEEASGEGSGEPEPLDQQKQQQVTVDEGTELFSYKGNDVESYVATSSPSGLYQLEMLSTEKDSNFKVYATTTPASDQPYPELPYDPRVDVTALGRTTVTLAWKPTPTGVLMGQPVQYCVVINKEHNFKSLCAAEAKISADDAFMAAPKPGRDFSPFDFAHFGFVPSDNNLNRGLTSNKISRSYTAKPKASDIQKVCIGNKNIFTVSDLKPDTQYYFDVFAVNSATNTSTAYVGTFARTKAEARQKTVELKDGKVSDVFIKRKGSKFLRFAPVSSHQRVTLFVHACLDSVQVQVRRDGKLLLSQNVEGVRQFQLRGKPKAKYLIRLRGSRKGASTLKVLATTKPSSKQPFPSLPEDTRIKAFDKLRTCSSATVAWLGTQDRNKFCVYKKEVSESYGEEQRRREQNQCAGPETRRKSEKVLCKYFHSPNLQKAVTTETITGLEPGKTYLLDVYVVGHSGHSVKYQSKLVKTRKYC; translated from the exons ATGGATTTTGGACCTCAGGGCTGGCCTCTGGCCCTGGCTCTACTGCTGGGGGTTGTAGTGGGCCAGAAGCTGCCCACGCGAGACGAGGGCCTGTTCCAGATGCAGATCAGAGACAAGACCCTGTTCCATGATTCCTCCGTCATCCCAGACGGAGCCGAGATCAGTGGATACTTGTTCAGGGACACGCCCAAAAG GTACTACTTTGTGGTGGAGGAGGACAACACCCCACTGTCTGTGACGGTGACACCATGTGATGCTCCTCTGGAGTGGAAGCTCACTCTGCAGGAGCTGCCTGAGGAGGCCAGTGGAGAGGGATCAG GTGAGCCAGAGCCCCTGGACCAGCAGAAGCAGCAGCAGGTGACAGTAGATGAGGGCACAGAGCTCTTCTCCTACAAGGGGAATGATGTGGAGTCCTACGTGGCCACCAGCTCTCCCTCTGGCCTCTATCAGCTGGAGATGCTCTCCACAGAGAAGGACAGCAACTTCAAGGTGTACGCTACCACCACCCCAGCGTCTGACCAGCCCTACCCCGAGCTGCCCTACGATCCCCGGGTGGACGTCACCGCCCTGGGCCGGACCACTGTCACCCTGGCCTGGAAGCCCACCCCTACGGGCGTTCTGATGGGCCAGCCCGTCCAGTACTGTGTGGTCATCAACAAGGAGCACAACTTCAAGAGCCTGTGTGCTGCCGAGGCTAAGATCAGCGCTGACGATGCCTTCATGGCCGCTCCAAAGCCAGGCCGGGACTTCAGCCCCTTCGACTTTGCTCACTTCGGCTTTGTCCCCTCAGACAATAACTTAAACCGAGGTCTCACCAGCAACAAGATCTCCCGCTCCTACACAGCCAAACCCAAAGCCTCTGACATTCAGAAAGTCTGCATTGGTAACAAGAATATCTTCACCGTGTCGGACCTGAAGCCGGACACTCAGTATTACTTTGACGTGTTCGCTGTGAACTCTGCCACCAACACCAGCACCGCCTATGTGGGCACCTTCGCCCGCACCAAGGCGGAGGCTCGGCAGAAGACGGTGGAACTGAAGGATGGCAAAGTGTCCGACGTCTTCATCAAGAGAAAGGGCAGTAAGTTCCTGCGCTTCGCCCCTGTCTCCTCCCACCAGAGGGTCACTCTGTTTGTACATGCCTGTCTGGACTCTGTTCAGGTGCAGGTTAGGCGTGATGGCAAGCTGCTGCTCTCCCAAAATGTGGAGGGTGTACGGCAGTTTCAGCTGCGAGGGAAGCCCAAGGCCAAGTACCTGATCCGTCTGCGAGGCAGTAGGAAAGGAGCGTCCACCCTGAAGGTGCTGGCCACCACAAAGCCCAGCAGCAAGCAGCCCTTCCCATCGCTACCCGAGGACACGCGCATCAAGGCCTTCGACAAGCTGCGTACCTGCTCCTCTGCTACTGTGGCCTGGCTGGGAACGCAGGACCGCAACAAGTTCTGCGTCTACAAAAAAGAGGTGTCCGAGAGCTACGGCGAGGAGCAGCGGCGCCGTGAGCAGAACCAGTGTGCCGGGCCTGAGACGCGCAGGAAGTCAGAGAAGGTCCTCTGCAAGTACTTCCACAGCCCAAACCTGCAGAAGGCCGTTACCACGGAAACCATCACAGGGCTGGAGCCGGGCAAGACCTATCTGCTGGACGTTTATGTTGTGGGCCACAGTGGTCACTCAGTCAAATACCAGAGCAAACTGGTGAAAACGAGGAAGTACTGCTAA